A window of bacterium contains these coding sequences:
- a CDS encoding T9SS type A sorting domain-containing protein, protein NTSVDASCTMVYNTVKFSTRGIESENAGPTINNCTITDNRYGVTITGNSTTHLWNSAVNNSQYTPIWMSMASDPDFINLSFNGNGYTGLGIYEGSLSGVGRLKRRNVAGITAISYINTSAVTIETNGNLVIDPGVTVKFTDVWSPWTINGKLKSLGKAPADSQVVFTSIHDDSRGGDNNNNGNESTPDPMNWSFIQFTDASNDTACVMRNTQFRYGGYWWSSWDTDGPAAVWLVNASPTIDSCLFMFQPHAISIQGNSAPTITWTTIQNNSATPITMDLQANPSISNMSWFNIGLAGLGLRTQNITSNFTWPQRNIAGYTNVTWVLEGNFTVASGATLIVPAGTVVKSWQYGMFVNGAMQVNGTTGSRAVFTSTHDDAYGNPTDTDQNGSATVPIGSDWAGIDFNDISVDANCWVNYARVNYATAGVAWNNAASSTNNSIFVGNVHGVQCNGASQPTISNFTIQNSEQSPISMSLASNPTFTGGTLSNNTFHAIQLQQETTAADYTLLKRNIAGDVNIPYLLNDAQLTVGTNSILTINPGVVVKLRNSTIVVQKGLMALGGSLPDSQIVFTSYRDDFYGGDTNNDGDVSSASAGDWGWIQFDDTSIDPQCRMDFCVIRYGHVWNQDNYGLVRTVNASPTIRYTMFSDAYNAMATVGASNPVLSNCGFYNISNYGLQNSGSFNINAQNCWWGSNTGPYNAASNPAGLGCDVTSNVNYSPFLSSWYNYTLLGDVSLNSVITAYDASMILRYLVNPVTFPLNTHQQRVANTSGDASITSLDASYILQYTAGLLATFPGETTSLPGGDNPSTPTPTNPVVASLSEQSFRFGNVQFAQDETTSRIPVFANSPVEVFAGQMVLSLPSGMKLDSFTPADGWLSIMNPIASGYFLGFAGSASANQHEPIGWLIVSRNAGQMVQGTIALEHGILNETPAVLDAGGSIASEALPQSFALLSNYPNPFNPSTTIPFALPTTSNVRIAVYDATGRMVVELANREYRAGHHSISWDGKNIAGLSVSTGTYFVRLEAGAFRQVRSMQFVR, encoded by the coding sequence CTTTAATGGCAATGGTTACACCGGATTAGGAATTTACGAGGGAAGTCTGTCGGGAGTCGGTCGCCTCAAACGGAGAAATGTCGCAGGGATCACGGCAATCTCCTATATCAATACAAGTGCAGTAACTATCGAGACAAACGGAAACCTTGTCATTGATCCAGGTGTTACCGTAAAATTTACCGATGTATGGTCGCCTTGGACGATTAACGGAAAACTAAAATCGTTAGGAAAAGCTCCTGCGGATAGTCAAGTGGTATTTACGAGTATCCACGACGACTCCCGCGGCGGCGATAATAATAATAATGGCAATGAGTCCACACCAGATCCCATGAATTGGTCGTTCATCCAGTTTACCGACGCCTCAAATGATACGGCTTGTGTTATGCGCAACACGCAATTTCGTTATGGTGGGTATTGGTGGAGCTCATGGGATACCGACGGCCCTGCAGCCGTCTGGCTCGTGAATGCATCACCGACCATCGATAGTTGCTTGTTCATGTTCCAACCGCATGCAATCAGTATCCAAGGGAACTCGGCTCCAACGATTACTTGGACGACAATTCAGAACAATTCAGCGACACCGATTACGATGGATTTGCAAGCGAATCCATCCATCTCAAACATGTCTTGGTTCAATATTGGACTCGCTGGTTTGGGATTGCGGACACAAAACATCACTTCCAATTTCACTTGGCCGCAACGTAACATAGCGGGTTACACGAATGTGACATGGGTACTTGAGGGCAACTTTACTGTTGCATCGGGTGCAACACTCATCGTACCGGCGGGAACGGTTGTGAAATCGTGGCAATACGGTATGTTTGTTAATGGCGCGATGCAGGTAAATGGCACCACAGGTAGTCGAGCAGTATTCACTTCAACTCATGACGACGCCTACGGCAATCCAACCGATACCGATCAGAATGGAAGCGCTACCGTACCAATTGGTAGTGACTGGGCAGGAATTGATTTCAATGATATCTCAGTCGATGCTAACTGCTGGGTGAATTACGCGCGGGTGAATTATGCTACCGCAGGGGTTGCTTGGAACAATGCCGCGTCATCGACTAATAACTCCATCTTCGTTGGTAATGTCCATGGCGTTCAATGCAATGGTGCTTCACAGCCAACAATTAGCAACTTCACGATCCAAAACAGTGAGCAGTCTCCCATCTCGATGTCATTGGCATCGAATCCCACATTCACTGGTGGAACCCTCTCGAACAACACATTTCACGCCATTCAGCTGCAACAAGAGACTACAGCGGCTGACTACACATTGTTGAAACGAAACATCGCCGGTGATGTCAATATTCCCTACCTGCTAAATGATGCACAGCTTACGGTGGGTACGAATTCGATTCTTACAATTAATCCCGGGGTCGTGGTAAAACTTCGCAACTCCACAATAGTTGTACAAAAAGGGTTGATGGCGTTGGGAGGTTCGCTTCCTGATAGTCAAATCGTGTTTACCAGCTATCGCGATGATTTTTATGGCGGCGATACGAATAATGATGGTGATGTTAGCTCCGCGTCGGCTGGCGATTGGGGCTGGATTCAATTCGACGATACGTCAATCGATCCCCAATGTCGAATGGATTTTTGTGTCATCCGTTACGGTCATGTCTGGAATCAGGACAACTACGGTTTAGTCCGAACGGTAAACGCATCGCCGACGATTCGTTACACAATGTTCTCTGATGCTTATAATGCAATGGCAACCGTGGGTGCATCGAATCCGGTGTTATCCAATTGTGGTTTCTACAATATCTCGAATTACGGTTTGCAGAACTCCGGCAGTTTCAACATCAATGCGCAAAATTGTTGGTGGGGCAGCAACACCGGTCCGTACAATGCTGCAAGCAATCCGGCAGGATTAGGTTGCGACGTCACCAGTAATGTGAATTACAGCCCGTTTCTTTCTTCCTGGTACAATTACACGTTACTCGGCGATGTGTCGCTTAATTCGGTGATTACCGCTTATGATGCATCGATGATTCTGCGCTATCTGGTGAATCCTGTCACCTTCCCATTAAACACGCATCAGCAACGAGTTGCGAATACTTCCGGCGACGCATCGATTACATCACTCGATGCATCATACATTCTTCAATACACCGCAGGACTGTTAGCAACGTTCCCCGGTGAAACAACCAGTCTACCCGGTGGTGATAATCCATCGACACCCACTCCAACCAATCCAGTGGTAGCATCGCTCTCCGAACAATCGTTCCGGTTTGGTAATGTTCAATTCGCACAGGATGAGACAACCAGCCGAATTCCGGTGTTTGCGAATTCTCCTGTGGAGGTTTTTGCCGGACAGATGGTTTTATCTCTTCCGTCAGGAATGAAGCTCGATAGCTTTACTCCCGCCGATGGTTGGTTATCTATCATGAATCCGATTGCTTCTGGGTACTTCCTTGGTTTCGCGGGCAGCGCATCTGCCAATCAGCACGAACCAATCGGTTGGTTAATCGTCTCCCGCAATGCCGGACAGATGGTACAGGGAACTATTGCACTTGAGCACGGTATCCTCAACGAAACTCCCGCAGTATTGGATGCGGGTGGCAGTATCGCTTCCGAAGCGTTACCGCAATCGTTCGCGTTGTTATCGAATTATCCGAATCCGTTCAATCCATCAACTACGATCCCCTTTGCCTTACCGACTACCAGTAATGTTCGGATCGCGGTGTATGATGCTACCGGGCGAATGGTCGTCGAATTGGCCAACCGTGAGTATCGTGCCGGGCACCATTCGATCAGTTGGGATGGCAAAAATATTGCAGGATTATCGGTTTCGACCGGTACATACTTCGTACGTCTGGAAGCAGGCGCGTTTCGGCAGGTTCGTTCCATGCAGTTCGTACGCTAA
- a CDS encoding cohesin domain-containing protein, whose translation MQQRYPSARSGPPLLLLGLMLLMLAGSVFAVSVTIPDRTMIRGNTIDIPIQVGSVTGLNVYAFDLQFTYTASAVTPVTLVTTGSMSAGWGSNVIMEGANGVVRISGAGSTALTGSGNLLFVRFEATLTGSGGCSFNWLTSGCRFNEGTPTLQLTGGYLNIDEPIQLSFFPSSGEVYVGDSMQVSIAGGTSPYTANSSDLVVGSYFLQDPTWGYFTGYTPGTTTLFAQDGAANTGESNQYIVRPLKLEIPDTTISSGEQLVLPVYLRMPVDVTPNAPTLSIALVPVPGGGYNPRLRWPQLPGVAYRLISYDSIGYFTKTTPGISEISYPYLMDFQPTDPTLFEWTDQQLVLPNIPKRYYRVYGRREAASQVYSGQFRISWNPNALSLNSVDRTGTLLAGWSFQSELHTSYVDVSFGNSTPLPGGGILFYLRFNTAIGYNVSAIDVSQQLFNESLFAVINNGSVTRLDPPILTITPGGPQQVIVGNPLQFEVSGGTSPYTWSLSNPAVGSVSNSGLFTPTQSGTTHVLSSDALGIPGSSDLISVYEFTVTPPTISVTAGDSLTIGLATGSTTTNAGIYGVEITVDAGTAFTWNYPVQSGTLTNDWSMAYEANGGVIRTSQSSANAMSGTGDLIRLRGRVTPGLANGWYPITITRILLNEGERQALVQTGYLIIP comes from the coding sequence ATGCAGCAAAGATATCCTTCGGCGCGTTCTGGACCGCCGTTGTTACTTCTGGGTTTGATGTTACTGATGCTGGCGGGCTCGGTGTTCGCAGTATCAGTGACAATTCCGGATCGAACCATGATTCGCGGCAATACTATCGATATACCGATTCAAGTTGGATCGGTTACCGGATTGAATGTCTATGCCTTCGATCTACAATTCACTTACACCGCATCTGCTGTTACGCCGGTAACATTGGTAACTACCGGTTCTATGAGCGCAGGATGGGGTAGTAATGTCATTATGGAAGGCGCCAACGGTGTGGTGCGAATTTCCGGCGCTGGCTCTACCGCATTAACGGGAAGTGGGAATCTCCTGTTCGTGCGATTTGAAGCAACGCTGACCGGTTCAGGAGGCTGCTCCTTCAATTGGCTTACTAGTGGTTGCCGCTTCAATGAAGGAACTCCTACCCTGCAATTGACCGGTGGTTATCTCAACATCGATGAACCGATTCAGTTATCCTTCTTCCCCAGTAGTGGAGAAGTGTATGTGGGTGATTCGATGCAAGTGTCGATTGCCGGGGGTACATCACCGTATACTGCAAACTCTTCCGATTTAGTGGTCGGGAGTTACTTTTTGCAGGATCCGACGTGGGGATACTTCACTGGTTACACCCCGGGAACAACTACACTGTTCGCACAGGATGGCGCAGCCAATACGGGCGAATCGAATCAATATATCGTACGTCCGTTAAAATTGGAGATTCCTGATACCACGATCTCATCGGGAGAACAATTAGTACTACCGGTGTACTTACGGATGCCAGTCGATGTTACACCGAATGCACCGACGCTTTCAATTGCATTAGTGCCGGTGCCGGGCGGTGGGTATAACCCGCGATTACGCTGGCCGCAATTGCCGGGTGTTGCCTATCGGCTGATTTCCTACGATTCCATTGGCTACTTTACGAAGACAACTCCGGGCATTTCGGAAATCTCCTATCCGTATCTGATGGATTTTCAACCGACTGATCCGACATTGTTTGAGTGGACCGATCAACAATTGGTGCTGCCCAATATTCCCAAGCGGTACTATCGGGTGTATGGCAGACGGGAAGCGGCTTCACAAGTTTATTCGGGACAATTCCGGATTTCATGGAACCCCAATGCACTCTCGCTCAATAGTGTCGACCGCACCGGTACCTTGTTAGCGGGATGGTCGTTTCAATCGGAGTTGCACACGTCTTATGTCGATGTCTCATTCGGGAATAGCACCCCGTTACCGGGCGGCGGCATTTTGTTCTATCTCCGCTTTAATACCGCGATAGGTTACAATGTTTCCGCGATTGATGTATCGCAGCAGTTGTTTAACGAATCGTTGTTCGCGGTGATAAATAACGGGAGTGTTACCCGGCTCGATCCACCCATTCTCACAATCACACCCGGTGGACCACAACAAGTGATTGTTGGAAATCCCTTGCAATTTGAAGTCTCCGGTGGCACCTCACCTTATACTTGGAGTCTGTCGAATCCGGCAGTCGGTTCGGTGTCGAACAGTGGTCTGTTTACACCAACGCAAAGTGGGACTACTCATGTATTGAGTAGCGATGCATTGGGAATTCCGGGCAGCTCTGATCTCATCTCCGTGTATGAGTTTACGGTTACGCCGCCTACCATTTCTGTGACGGCAGGCGATTCACTCACGATTGGTCTCGCAACCGGAAGTACGACAACGAATGCGGGGATTTATGGTGTAGAAATCACGGTCGATGCCGGTACTGCTTTTACTTGGAACTATCCGGTACAGAGTGGAACATTGACGAATGATTGGAGTATGGCGTATGAAGCGAATGGCGGGGTGATCCGCACGTCGCAATCCAGTGCTAATGCGATGTCGGGAACCGGAGATTTGATTCGATTACGCGGGAGAGTCACACCGGGGTTGGCGAACGGATGGTATCCGATTACCATCACCCGTATACTATTGAATGAAGGGGAACGGCAAGCCTTAGTGCAAACCGGGTATCTCATCATTCCTTAA